One Paenisporosarcina sp. FSL H8-0542 genomic region harbors:
- the clpC gene encoding ATP-dependent protease ATP-binding subunit ClpC, whose amino-acid sequence MMFNRFTQRAQKVLQLAQEEAIRMKHESIGTEHILLGLIREGGGIAAKAMEAIEVSPQMIEEGIEELVGMGTGDVGPIVHYTPRAKKVIELSVDESRKLGHSYIGTEHLLLALIREGEGVAARVLNNSGVSLNKARQQVLQLLGSNDHVQANSGNNPAASTPTLDSLARDLTQIAREGSLDPVIGRSKEITRVIEVLSRRTKNNPVLIGEPGVGKTAIAEGLAQQIVQNEVPEILRDKRVMTLDMGTVVAGTKYRGEFEDRLKKVMDEIRQAGNVILFIDELHTLIGAGGAEGAIDASNILKPSLARGELQCIGATTLDEYRKYIEKDAALERRFQPIQVDEPSVEESIQIIKGLRDRYEAHHRVKITDAAITAAAKMSDRYISDRFLPDKAIDLIDEAGSKVRLRSYTTPPNLKELETRLEAIRSEKNAAVQSQEFEKAASFRDTEQKLKEELESTKKSWKEEQGRAESEVTVEDIAAVVSMWTGIPVSKLAQTESEKLLKLEDTLHQRVIGQAEAVTAISRAVRRARAGLKDPKRPIGSFIFLGPTGVGKTELARALAESMFGDEDAMIRVDMSEYMEKHSTSRLVGSPPGYVGFEDGGQLTEKVRRKPYSVILLDEIEKAHPDVFNILLQVLEDGRLTDSKGRTVDFRNTVVIMTSNVGAEALKKNKYVGFNLQDGEQKYKDMKGKMLEELKKAFRPEFLNRVDEMIVFHSLEKEHLKEIVTLMTAQLTKRLKEQEIELVLTEAAQEKITKEGYDPEYGARPLRRALQKHVEDRLSEELLKGTVLTGNNIVFDVENDEFIVRTKEAVTE is encoded by the coding sequence ATGATGTTTAATCGATTTACACAACGCGCACAAAAAGTACTCCAATTAGCTCAAGAAGAAGCCATTCGTATGAAGCACGAGTCAATTGGTACTGAACATATATTATTAGGATTAATTCGAGAGGGTGGCGGAATTGCTGCCAAAGCAATGGAAGCAATCGAAGTCAGTCCGCAAATGATTGAAGAAGGCATTGAAGAACTGGTAGGAATGGGAACTGGTGACGTAGGTCCAATCGTTCATTACACACCACGTGCGAAGAAAGTCATTGAGTTATCAGTAGACGAATCGCGTAAACTGGGCCATTCATACATCGGCACAGAGCATTTATTGCTGGCATTGATTCGCGAAGGTGAAGGTGTAGCTGCTCGTGTGCTTAACAATTCAGGTGTCAGTTTGAATAAAGCACGTCAACAAGTGCTGCAATTACTAGGGAGCAACGATCATGTTCAAGCGAACAGCGGAAACAATCCTGCTGCGAGCACACCAACGCTTGATAGCTTGGCTCGTGATTTAACACAAATTGCACGCGAAGGAAGCTTGGATCCAGTCATTGGACGTAGCAAAGAAATCACGCGTGTCATTGAAGTGCTATCACGTCGTACGAAAAACAACCCTGTTCTTATTGGGGAACCGGGTGTCGGTAAAACAGCCATCGCTGAAGGTTTGGCACAACAAATTGTGCAAAATGAAGTACCGGAAATTCTGCGTGACAAACGCGTCATGACATTGGATATGGGTACAGTTGTTGCGGGTACAAAATACCGTGGTGAGTTTGAAGATCGCTTGAAAAAAGTGATGGATGAAATTCGCCAAGCGGGTAACGTCATTCTATTTATCGATGAGCTCCACACATTGATTGGTGCCGGTGGTGCAGAAGGCGCTATTGATGCATCAAATATCTTGAAACCGTCACTTGCTCGTGGCGAACTTCAATGTATTGGTGCAACAACGCTTGATGAATACCGTAAATATATTGAAAAAGATGCTGCTTTGGAGCGTCGTTTCCAACCGATTCAAGTGGATGAACCTTCAGTTGAAGAGTCCATTCAAATCATCAAAGGACTTCGTGATCGTTATGAAGCCCATCACCGTGTGAAAATTACGGATGCAGCGATTACTGCAGCGGCTAAAATGTCAGACCGTTACATTTCAGACCGTTTCTTACCGGACAAAGCCATTGATTTAATTGATGAAGCCGGTTCGAAAGTGCGTTTGCGTTCATACACGACACCGCCGAATTTGAAAGAACTGGAAACTCGTTTAGAAGCAATCCGTTCGGAGAAAAACGCGGCTGTTCAAAGCCAGGAGTTTGAAAAAGCAGCATCATTCCGTGATACGGAACAAAAGCTGAAAGAAGAACTCGAAAGCACGAAGAAGTCTTGGAAAGAAGAACAAGGCAGAGCCGAGTCTGAAGTAACTGTGGAAGATATCGCGGCAGTTGTTTCCATGTGGACGGGAATTCCGGTTTCAAAACTGGCACAAACCGAGTCTGAGAAATTATTGAAATTAGAAGATACATTGCACCAACGTGTTATCGGTCAAGCGGAAGCAGTTACAGCGATTTCTCGTGCAGTACGCCGAGCACGCGCTGGATTGAAAGATCCAAAACGTCCAATTGGTTCATTCATTTTCCTTGGGCCAACTGGTGTCGGTAAAACAGAACTTGCCCGTGCACTTGCAGAGAGCATGTTTGGCGACGAAGATGCAATGATTCGCGTCGACATGTCCGAGTACATGGAAAAACACTCGACTTCACGACTTGTCGGTTCACCTCCTGGTTATGTTGGATTTGAAGATGGCGGTCAATTGACAGAAAAAGTTCGTCGCAAACCGTATTCTGTTATTCTTTTAGATGAAATCGAGAAAGCACATCCAGATGTCTTCAATATTTTGTTGCAAGTGTTGGAAGATGGTCGCCTAACTGATTCTAAAGGACGCACAGTCGACTTCCGCAACACGGTTGTTATTATGACATCCAACGTTGGCGCGGAAGCGTTGAAGAAAAACAAATACGTCGGCTTCAACTTGCAAGACGGCGAACAGAAATACAAAGACATGAAAGGCAAAATGCTCGAAGAGTTGAAAAAAGCCTTCCGTCCTGAATTCTTAAACCGTGTCGATGAAATGATTGTGTTCCATTCTTTAGAAAAAGAACACTTGAAAGAAATCGTGACATTAATGACTGCTCAATTAACGAAACGCTTGAAAGAGCAGGAAATTGAGCTTGTGTTAACAGAAGCGGCTCAAGAAAAAATCACAAAAGAAGGGTACGACCCAGAGTACGGTGCACGTCCGCTCCGTCGTGCACTTCAAAAACACGTGGAAGATCGCTTGTCTGAAGAACTATTAAAAGGTACGGTGTTGACAGGAAACAATATTGTGTTCGATGTTGAAAACGATGAATTTATCGTTCGTACAAAAGAAGCAGTAACAGAATAA
- the radA gene encoding DNA repair protein RadA — MAKRKTKFLCNSCGYESAKWMGRCPGCGAWNTMVEEVEVVVKGPRRTFQHSEKIAQKATPITAVETVDEPRVDTDLAELNRVLGGGIVPGSLILIGGDPGIGKSTLLLQVSSLLANKGQRVLYMSGEESIRQTKLRAERLGVASSELYIYSETNLELVNEAIDQVEPKFVVIDSIQTVHHPEVTSAPGSVSQVRECTAELMRIAKTKNIAIFLVGHVTKEGQIAGPRLLEHMVDTVLYFEGERHHTYRILRSQKNRFGSTNEIAIFEMLQGGLKEVLNPSELFLQERSQGAAGSTVVASMEGTRPILVEIQALITPTSFNYPKRMASGIDQNRISLLMAVLEKRVGMLLQTQDAYIKVAGGVKLDEPAIDLAVLTTIVSSFRDVAASAHDCFIGEVGLTGEVRRVSRVEQRVQEAAKLGFKRAIIPASNLGGWDYPKGIQVVGVETVNQALKEAFPNA, encoded by the coding sequence ATGGCTAAACGTAAAACAAAATTCTTGTGTAACTCATGTGGCTATGAATCTGCTAAATGGATGGGACGCTGCCCTGGTTGTGGCGCATGGAACACCATGGTGGAAGAAGTGGAAGTGGTCGTAAAAGGACCCCGCCGCACGTTCCAGCATTCTGAAAAAATCGCACAAAAAGCGACCCCGATTACAGCTGTTGAAACGGTTGATGAACCACGCGTAGATACGGATCTTGCTGAATTGAACCGTGTACTTGGAGGCGGAATTGTACCTGGGTCACTTATTTTGATTGGTGGAGACCCCGGTATCGGTAAATCCACACTGTTGCTGCAAGTTTCCTCATTACTGGCGAACAAAGGGCAACGCGTATTGTATATGTCTGGGGAAGAGTCCATCCGACAAACGAAACTTCGTGCAGAACGTTTGGGTGTGGCATCTTCTGAGCTCTATATTTATTCAGAAACCAACTTGGAACTAGTGAATGAGGCAATCGATCAAGTCGAACCAAAGTTTGTCGTAATTGACTCCATTCAAACAGTTCACCATCCTGAAGTTACGTCTGCCCCAGGTAGCGTTTCACAAGTGCGGGAATGTACAGCGGAATTGATGCGCATTGCCAAAACGAAAAACATTGCGATTTTCCTTGTGGGTCATGTAACGAAGGAAGGTCAGATTGCCGGACCGCGATTACTTGAACATATGGTGGATACAGTTCTGTACTTCGAAGGCGAACGTCACCATACGTATCGCATTTTGCGTTCACAGAAAAACCGTTTTGGTTCAACCAACGAGATTGCTATTTTTGAAATGTTACAAGGTGGATTAAAAGAAGTATTGAACCCTTCTGAATTGTTCTTGCAAGAACGTTCACAAGGAGCGGCAGGTTCAACCGTTGTCGCTTCTATGGAAGGGACACGACCGATTCTGGTTGAAATTCAGGCTTTGATTACGCCGACGAGTTTCAACTATCCGAAGCGTATGGCAAGCGGGATTGATCAAAACCGGATTTCTTTACTGATGGCCGTATTAGAGAAGCGGGTCGGAATGCTGCTGCAAACGCAAGATGCCTACATTAAAGTAGCCGGTGGCGTGAAGCTGGATGAGCCAGCCATCGATTTGGCTGTCTTGACGACCATCGTTTCCAGTTTCCGTGATGTTGCGGCGAGTGCACATGACTGCTTTATTGGAGAAGTGGGGTTAACAGGTGAAGTGCGTCGTGTGTCCCGAGTGGAACAACGCGTGCAGGAAGCGGCGAAACTTGGATTCAAACGCGCAATTATTCCAGCGTCGAACCTTGGCGGCTGGGACTATCCGAAAGGTATTCAAGTGGTTGGCGTTGAAACCGTAAATCAGGCATTAAAAGAAGCTTTCCCGAACGCTTAG
- a CDS encoding PIN/TRAM domain-containing protein codes for MLKWIIRITFILIGGTLGLLFLPQLYDLIHLSSNPWLNNPYVSVLIGAILLFVLALLLTDYLIEFLSWMEDRLLKAPIGDLLFGTLGLIIGLSVAFLLNFAVDSIQLPVIDAVLPILLTITLGYLGFQVGFKKRDEIVQMFTANKTVVQKKKFDENNPQELQQASYKLLDTSVIIDGRISDISATGFLEGVLVVPQFVLTELQHIADSSDTLKRTRGRRGLDILKQLQSERASAVLITEEDFDDVAEVDLKLMRLAKKMDGMVVTNDFNLNKVCELHQVPVLNINDLANAVKPVVIPGEEMHIVVIKDGKEQNQGVAYLDDGTMIVVEDGKSYIGQAINVIVTSVLQTSAGRMIFAKTK; via the coding sequence GTGTTAAAGTGGATTATTCGAATTACATTTATCTTGATTGGTGGAACGCTCGGGTTACTTTTTTTACCGCAATTATACGATCTTATACATTTATCTTCTAACCCGTGGCTGAACAATCCGTATGTGTCTGTGCTAATAGGAGCCATTCTTTTGTTTGTACTTGCTTTACTGTTGACCGACTATTTGATCGAGTTTTTAAGTTGGATGGAAGATCGATTGCTGAAAGCGCCAATTGGTGATTTGTTGTTTGGTACACTCGGTCTGATTATTGGGCTTAGTGTCGCATTTCTTTTGAATTTTGCGGTGGATTCCATACAGCTTCCAGTCATTGATGCGGTACTTCCCATATTGCTGACCATCACTTTAGGATATCTTGGTTTCCAGGTAGGCTTCAAGAAGCGCGATGAAATTGTTCAAATGTTTACTGCTAATAAAACGGTTGTACAAAAGAAAAAGTTCGATGAAAACAACCCTCAGGAATTGCAACAAGCATCATATAAATTACTCGATACAAGTGTCATTATCGATGGTCGGATTTCTGATATTTCTGCAACGGGTTTCCTTGAAGGGGTGCTTGTCGTACCTCAGTTTGTATTAACTGAACTTCAGCATATTGCCGATTCTTCGGATACATTGAAACGTACACGAGGTCGACGTGGTCTTGATATCTTGAAACAACTTCAGTCCGAGCGAGCTTCAGCTGTTTTGATTACAGAAGAAGATTTTGATGATGTGGCAGAAGTTGATTTGAAACTGATGCGTCTTGCGAAGAAAATGGACGGCATGGTAGTGACCAATGATTTCAACTTGAATAAAGTGTGTGAATTGCATCAAGTGCCTGTTCTGAATATCAATGATCTTGCGAATGCGGTCAAACCAGTCGTGATTCCCGGTGAAGAAATGCATATCGTGGTCATCAAAGATGGCAAAGAACAAAATCAAGGTGTAGCTTATCTAGACGACGGAACGATGATTGTCGTGGAAGATGGCAAGTCGTATATCGGCCAAGCAATTAACGTCATTGTTACAAGTGTTCTTCAAACTTCGGCTGGGCGAATGATTTTTGCTAAAACGAAATAA
- the ispD gene encoding 2-C-methyl-D-erythritol 4-phosphate cytidylyltransferase, translating to MKYIVVLPAAGSGKRMKAGRNKLFLTLRDKPILIHTLEVFEQDTNCVGIWLAVKPEERVTIQEMLNEYNITKVKGMPEGGEERQYSVYACVQAAEHEADLILVHDAARPFIEPAVISQLVQKAHETGAAIAGVKAKDTMKRVRNHIIEETVDRDQLWMIQTPQAFRKDILMKAQQQAEQDGFLGTDESMLVERLNIPVYVVESTYDNVKMTTQEDLLIGEAILQKRQQEEN from the coding sequence ATGAAATATATCGTTGTATTACCGGCTGCGGGTAGCGGGAAACGGATGAAGGCCGGACGTAATAAATTATTTCTTACATTGCGCGATAAGCCAATTCTCATCCATACACTTGAGGTCTTTGAACAAGATACAAATTGCGTTGGGATCTGGCTCGCAGTGAAGCCTGAAGAGCGTGTGACGATTCAGGAGATGTTGAACGAGTATAACATTACGAAAGTGAAAGGGATGCCTGAAGGTGGCGAGGAACGTCAATACAGTGTGTATGCCTGCGTCCAAGCAGCTGAGCATGAGGCTGACTTGATTCTCGTGCACGATGCGGCAAGGCCTTTCATCGAACCAGCCGTGATTTCCCAATTGGTTCAAAAAGCTCATGAGACCGGTGCTGCCATCGCTGGTGTGAAAGCAAAAGACACCATGAAACGTGTACGCAATCACATTATTGAAGAAACGGTGGACCGTGATCAATTGTGGATGATCCAGACTCCACAAGCTTTCCGTAAGGACATTTTGATGAAGGCGCAACAGCAAGCAGAACAAGATGGGTTTCTCGGGACAGATGAATCCATGTTAGTCGAACGACTGAATATCCCTGTGTACGTGGTAGAGAGTACGTATGATAATGTAAAAATGACGACACAAGAAGATTTATTGATAGGCGAAGCCATCTTACAAAAACGACAGCAGGAGGAAAACTAA
- the ispF gene encoding 2-C-methyl-D-erythritol 2,4-cyclodiphosphate synthase — protein MFRVGQGFDVHEFAENRPLILGGVTIPYEKGLIGHSDADVLLHTVTDAALGAIGEGDIGRHFPDTDPEFKDADSAKLLAYIWNIVEEKGYKLGNVDCTIIAQAPKMAPYINQMRDRIAQLLNAEPTQVNVKATTTEKLGFTGRGEGIAAQATILLIQK, from the coding sequence ATGTTTCGAGTTGGACAAGGGTTTGATGTACATGAATTTGCAGAGAATAGACCGCTTATTTTAGGTGGCGTGACGATTCCATACGAAAAAGGTTTAATCGGGCATTCAGATGCCGATGTTTTATTACATACAGTAACGGATGCGGCACTGGGCGCAATTGGTGAAGGGGATATTGGACGTCATTTTCCCGATACGGACCCTGAATTTAAAGATGCAGATTCCGCAAAATTACTTGCATACATTTGGAACATCGTTGAAGAAAAAGGCTATAAATTAGGCAATGTGGATTGCACGATTATTGCACAGGCACCAAAGATGGCACCTTATATTAATCAAATGCGTGACCGCATCGCACAACTGCTAAATGCGGAACCAACGCAAGTGAATGTCAAAGCGACAACAACCGAAAAGCTTGGCTTTACGGGACGTGGAGAAGGCATCGCGGCACAGGCGACGATATTACTCATTCAAAAATAA
- the gltX gene encoding glutamate--tRNA ligase — translation MTQEVRVRYAPSPTGNLHIGGARTALFNYLFARHHGGKFIVRIEDTDIERNIEGGELSQLENLKWLGMEYDESVDIGGPYAPYRQMERLDIYQKHAVEMLENGHAYKCFCTTEELEVEREEQKAKGVAAPMYKGTCRNLTKEQVAEKEAAGLAHTIRMRVPADVTYTFEDLVRGSVSFESKDVGDWVLVKANGIPTYNYAVVLDDYFMKISHVFRGEEHLSNTPKQMMVFDAFGWKAPEYGHMTLIINESRKKLSKRDESIIQFVAQYKDLGYIPEAMFNFFALLGWSPEGEEEIFTKEEFIRQFDVNRLSKSPSMFDKQKLTWMNNQYVKQLSLEEVVELALPHLQKAGRLPETLTEEEKQWATGVIALYHEQMSFGAEITELTDLFFKDELAYDEEATAVLAGEQVPEVMASFKTQLEQLEVFEADAVKAAIKVVQKETGHKGKNLFMPIRVVTTGQTHGPELPNAIALIGKEKVLARVEKFAKQ, via the coding sequence ATGACACAAGAAGTTCGCGTACGCTACGCACCAAGCCCAACAGGAAATTTACATATTGGTGGAGCCCGCACTGCCTTATTCAACTATTTATTTGCACGCCATCACGGCGGTAAATTCATTGTTCGTATTGAAGATACGGATATTGAACGTAACATTGAAGGTGGCGAATTATCGCAACTGGAAAACTTGAAATGGCTTGGCATGGAATATGATGAGTCTGTTGATATCGGTGGACCATATGCTCCTTACCGTCAAATGGAACGTTTGGACATTTACCAAAAGCATGCAGTAGAAATGCTTGAAAATGGTCATGCGTATAAATGTTTCTGCACAACGGAAGAGTTGGAAGTTGAGCGTGAAGAGCAAAAAGCAAAAGGTGTCGCTGCACCAATGTACAAAGGTACATGCCGTAACTTAACGAAAGAACAAGTGGCGGAAAAAGAGGCGGCAGGTCTTGCACATACCATTCGCATGCGTGTACCTGCAGATGTAACGTATACATTTGAAGACTTGGTGCGCGGTTCGGTTTCATTTGAATCGAAAGATGTTGGTGACTGGGTGCTTGTTAAAGCAAATGGTATTCCGACTTATAACTATGCAGTTGTTTTGGATGATTATTTCATGAAGATTTCTCACGTATTCCGTGGGGAAGAACATTTATCAAATACACCAAAACAAATGATGGTATTTGACGCATTTGGTTGGAAAGCGCCTGAATACGGTCATATGACATTAATCATCAACGAAAGCCGTAAAAAACTTTCAAAACGTGACGAATCGATTATTCAATTCGTTGCTCAGTATAAAGATCTTGGTTATATCCCAGAAGCAATGTTCAATTTCTTTGCGCTTCTTGGCTGGTCTCCTGAAGGAGAAGAAGAAATCTTCACGAAAGAAGAATTCATTCGCCAGTTTGACGTCAATCGCTTATCTAAATCACCATCGATGTTCGATAAACAAAAACTAACGTGGATGAACAATCAATATGTGAAGCAACTGTCTCTTGAAGAAGTAGTTGAACTTGCATTGCCTCATTTACAAAAAGCTGGTCGCTTGCCTGAAACATTGACAGAAGAAGAAAAACAATGGGCAACGGGCGTTATCGCGCTTTACCATGAACAAATGAGTTTCGGTGCTGAAATTACTGAGCTAACTGACCTATTCTTTAAGGATGAACTTGCATATGATGAAGAAGCTACTGCTGTTTTAGCTGGCGAACAAGTGCCGGAAGTTATGGCATCTTTCAAAACGCAACTTGAGCAACTGGAAGTGTTTGAAGCAGATGCTGTCAAAGCAGCAATCAAAGTCGTGCAAAAAGAAACGGGACATAAAGGCAAGAACTTATTCATGCCAATCCGTGTTGTGACGACTGGTCAAACACACGGTCCGGAATTGCCTAACGCAATCGCGTTAATCGGCAAAGAAAAAGTACTTGCGCGTGTGGAGAAATTCGCAAAACAATAA
- the cysE gene encoding serine O-acetyltransferase — translation MFSRMKEDVEVVFEQDPAARRVLEVVLTYAGLHAVWAHRVAHALFKRKFFFLARVVSQVSRFFTGIEIHPGAKIGRRFFIDHGMGVVIGETCEIGDNVTIFQGVTLGGTGKERGKRHPTLHDNVLVATGAKVLGSITIGENSKVGAGSVVLKNVPPNSTVVGIPGTVVVQDGIKVKRDLDHQDLPDPVADKCNMLEEKIAVLREQVALVSEQFEKERNVK, via the coding sequence ATGTTCAGTCGAATGAAAGAAGATGTTGAAGTCGTCTTCGAGCAAGATCCAGCTGCCAGACGTGTGCTGGAAGTTGTGCTGACGTATGCCGGGTTACATGCGGTTTGGGCACACCGTGTCGCACATGCGCTCTTTAAGCGAAAATTCTTTTTCCTGGCGAGAGTCGTATCGCAAGTGAGTCGATTTTTCACCGGAATTGAAATCCATCCGGGTGCCAAAATTGGTCGCCGCTTTTTCATAGACCACGGAATGGGTGTAGTCATAGGGGAAACGTGTGAAATTGGCGATAATGTAACGATATTCCAAGGAGTGACACTTGGTGGTACAGGTAAAGAACGAGGGAAACGACATCCCACGTTACACGATAATGTATTGGTAGCAACAGGAGCAAAAGTACTTGGGTCGATTACGATCGGCGAAAACAGTAAAGTCGGTGCAGGCTCGGTTGTATTGAAAAATGTTCCGCCAAATTCAACGGTTGTAGGTATTCCTGGAACAGTCGTCGTGCAAGATGGAATCAAAGTGAAACGTGACTTGGATCACCAGGACTTGCCGGATCCAGTAGCGGATAAATGCAATATGCTAGAAGAAAAAATTGCCGTCTTGCGCGAGCAAGTCGCGCTTGTCAGTGAACAATTCGAAAAGGAGCGAAACGTTAAATGA
- the cysS gene encoding cysteine--tRNA ligase, with protein sequence MSIHIYNTLTRQKEPFVPLEEGKVKMYVCGPTVYNYIHIGNSRPVIVYDTVRRYLKYRGYEVNFVSNFTDVDDKIIKTANELGEEVSELTERFIAAYFEDVVALGCQKADAHPRVTEHMDSIIEFIEVLIEKGYAYESQGDVYYRTRKFEGYGKLSQQSVDDLKIGARIEAGEKKEDALDFALWKDAKPGEIFWKSPWGNGRPGWHIECSVMAREILGDTIDIHAGGQDLTFPHHENEIAQSEAYTGKQFARYWMHNGYINIDNEKMSKSLGNFVLVNDIRKQIDPQVLRFFMLSVHYRHPINFSQELVENAENGLARIRTSYSNLAHRLEASPELGDHKDIWLNKIEEVRTQFVTAMDDDFNTANGIAALFELASLANVYLIEKHTEAVVLTAFMKALKELSLVLGIEVEVKTEVLDEEIDALIAERIQARKDKDFARADAIRDQLKEMNILLEDTAQGIRWKRG encoded by the coding sequence ATGAGCATTCATATTTACAACACATTGACGCGTCAAAAAGAACCATTTGTGCCGCTTGAAGAAGGCAAGGTGAAAATGTACGTATGTGGACCGACAGTATATAACTACATCCACATCGGGAACTCCCGTCCGGTAATCGTCTACGATACCGTACGTCGCTACTTGAAGTACCGTGGATATGAAGTGAATTTCGTTTCTAACTTTACGGATGTTGACGATAAAATCATCAAAACGGCAAATGAACTGGGTGAAGAAGTATCCGAATTAACCGAACGTTTTATCGCCGCTTATTTTGAAGATGTGGTTGCACTTGGTTGCCAGAAAGCGGATGCTCACCCACGTGTCACGGAACATATGGACTCTATCATCGAATTCATCGAAGTCTTAATCGAAAAAGGCTATGCTTACGAGTCGCAAGGTGACGTTTATTACCGCACACGCAAGTTTGAAGGGTACGGCAAATTGTCCCAACAATCGGTTGATGATTTAAAAATCGGCGCACGCATTGAAGCGGGCGAAAAGAAAGAAGATGCACTTGATTTTGCATTGTGGAAAGATGCGAAGCCGGGTGAAATTTTCTGGAAGAGTCCTTGGGGCAATGGTCGTCCGGGATGGCATATTGAATGTTCCGTTATGGCTCGTGAAATTTTGGGAGATACGATTGACATTCATGCAGGTGGACAGGATTTGACATTCCCGCATCATGAAAACGAAATTGCACAGTCTGAAGCATATACAGGTAAGCAATTTGCGCGCTACTGGATGCATAATGGATATATCAATATTGACAACGAAAAAATGTCGAAGTCCCTTGGTAACTTTGTATTGGTGAACGACATTCGTAAACAAATCGATCCTCAAGTGTTGAGATTCTTTATGTTGTCGGTTCATTACCGTCACCCAATCAATTTCTCGCAAGAGCTTGTGGAAAATGCGGAAAATGGGCTGGCGCGCATTCGAACATCATACTCGAATTTGGCGCATCGTCTTGAAGCATCTCCTGAACTAGGGGATCACAAGGATATCTGGTTAAACAAAATCGAAGAAGTCCGCACCCAATTCGTTACGGCAATGGACGATGATTTCAATACGGCCAACGGAATTGCTGCCTTGTTTGAACTGGCGAGTCTGGCTAATGTATATCTAATTGAAAAACATACGGAAGCGGTTGTTCTTACTGCATTCATGAAAGCATTGAAAGAACTTTCACTTGTTTTGGGTATTGAAGTGGAAGTAAAAACAGAAGTACTGGATGAAGAAATTGACGCTCTTATTGCGGAGAGAATCCAGGCGCGTAAAGATAAAGATTTCGCTCGTGCAGATGCCATCCGGGATCAATTGAAAGAAATGAATATTTTATTGGAAGATACGGCGCAAGGCATCCGTTGGAAACGCGGATGA
- a CDS encoding Mini-ribonuclease 3: MNKEYSLRPADVKQLNSLALAYMGDAVLEQAIREHLIRSGRVRPNTLHKEGTKYVSAKAQASVVRVLLQEKFLTEDEEAVLRRGRNAKSGTIPKNTDVQTYKYSTAFEAVLGSLYLSGNFERVKEIIEKAITTIEEPKGESIS, encoded by the coding sequence ATGAACAAAGAATATTCACTTCGTCCGGCAGATGTAAAACAATTGAATTCACTGGCCCTTGCGTATATGGGGGATGCCGTCCTGGAGCAAGCGATTCGTGAACATTTGATTCGTTCAGGACGAGTTAGACCCAATACACTGCATAAAGAAGGAACTAAATATGTTTCGGCGAAAGCCCAGGCATCCGTGGTGCGTGTGCTACTCCAAGAAAAGTTTTTGACGGAAGATGAAGAAGCGGTGCTAAGACGCGGGCGTAATGCCAAGTCTGGCACCATTCCCAAAAATACAGATGTACAAACGTACAAATATAGTACGGCGTTTGAAGCGGTTCTCGGAAGTTTGTACCTATCCGGCAACTTCGAACGCGTGAAGGAAATAATCGAAAAAGCTATTACCACTATAGAAGAACCGAAAGGAGAATCGATATCGTGA